The genomic region ACGGACAAAGACGTTCTCGAAGAAATCAATGAATCCAACGCCGAGGATGCTGAAGATACCGATAATCATCACAGGCACCAAATTCCCATTTTGGACTACCACTCCATGTCCATGGAAAATTTGGTCGGGGAATTGCAGCGTTTGGTACGTAACGAAAAGGTGCAAGCCATAAAAAAACATGTAGACGGCATCAAGTACGAGTTTGATCTAAAGTTCCAGGAGTTTTTGGAGCACAAAAAAGAAGAGTTCATCGCCAATGGTGGCAACGAGATAGATTTCAGATATAACTCAGTGGCCAAAAGACAGTTTAATGAAGTTTACTCCGATTACCGAGAAAAAAGAAACCAATACTACAAGAGCCTAGAACAAAACCTAAAATCAAATTTAACAAAACGCTTGGAACTTATTGAGGAACTAAAGGGCCTTGTAAGTATGGAGGAGGATATGAACACCACCTACAAGCATTTTAAAGATGTGCAGGAACGATGGCGAAATGCAGGCCCTATACCACGCAACAATTATAACGATGTATGGCGAACATACCATCACCACGTAGAAATTTTTTATGATTTTTTACATTTAAATAGGGAACTGCGTGATTTAGACTTTAAGCACAACTTGGAAGAAAAGCTCAAGATCGTGGAACGTACAGAGTCGCTGGCCAACGAACCGGATTTGAACAAAGCCTTTCAAGAACTACAGACCTTACATAAAATCTGGAAAGAGGATATTGGTCCCGTTGGCAAGGAGCACAGGGAAGAAATTTGGGAGCGTTTTAGCAAGGCTACCAAGGTAATGCACCAAAGAAGGCAAGATTATTATAAGGAACAGGATAAAGTTTATGGGAAAAACCTGGAGAAGAAGAACGAAATTATAACATCCATTCAAACAATCGCCGATAATGTCGCCGATAACCATAAAGGTATACAGTCACAAATTAAAGAAGTGGAAGCTTTACGGGATTCCTTTTTCAAGGCAGGCAAAGTACCCCAAAAAGTAAACGAGAAGACCTGGGCTTCCTTTAAGGATGCCGTGCGTAATTTTAACCGGAATAAAAATGCCTACTATAAAAATATTAAAAAGGACCAAAGTGAAAATCTAGACAAAAAACGCGCTTTACTGGACAAGGCCTTAGCCTTAAAAGATAGTGAGGATTGGGATGTGGCCACTCCCGAAATGAAACGCATACAGAGCGAATGGAAAAAAATAGGACATGTCCCCAGAAAATATTCCGATAAAATCTGGAAACAGTTCAAAGATGCCTGTAATCATTATTTTGATAGGTTACACAGCCAAAAGAACGAGGCCAATAAAGAAGAATTTGAAAATTTTGAAAAGAAAGCGGCTTGTTTAGATAAGCTAAAAGCATTTCAACTGAGTGGCAAAAGAGATGAGGATATTAAAGCCATCAAGGCATTTATTGAAGAATGGAAAGAGTATGGTAGGGTCCCCTTCAATAAAAAACATATCAATGTTAAGTTCAATAAGATTTTAGATGCCATTTTCAAAAAATTGGATATGGGTAGGCAAGAATCCGAACTCTTAAAATACGGTAATAAAATACAACAGCTTTCGAATGCTGAAGATGAACGTGCCATAGCCAATGAGCGCACCTTTATCAGAAGAAAGATTGATGAAAGCAAAAACGAAATAAGACAGTTGGAGACCAATCTCCAGTTTTTTTCAAATGCCTCCGAGGACAATCCCTTGGTACAGGATGTCGTCAAGCGGGTGAATAGCCATAAAGCATCACTCGCCACTTGGAAAGAGAAATTAAAAAAACTAAACATCATGCAACATAACCTCAACAAAGAGGCAGAGGAAGAAAATGGTGTCACAGAAACTTCGGAGGAGGAATAATTTATTATTGGATAATGTGTTCCAGAAATTCAATTAAAATATGCAGCCTACCAGGATAAACAAATATTTGAGCGAAGTGGGCTATTGTTCCAGAAGGGCAGCTGACAAACTCATTGAACAAGGCAGGATCACCATCAACGGTAAAGTTCCGGAAATGGGAACAAAAATTACCGAAGGTGATGAAGTCAGGGTAGATACCGAGCTTATTTCCCCACCAAAAGAAAAACCCGTTTATATTGCTTTCAATAAGCCTATCGGTATCGTTTGCACGACCGATACCAAAGTTGAAAAGGACAATATCATAGACTATATAAATTTTCCCAAGCGTATTTTTCCGATAGGCCGATTGGACAAACCTAGTGAGGGCCTTATCTTTTTGACCAACGATGGGGATATCGTAAATAAGATACTTAGGGCCCGCAACAATCATGAAAAAGAATATATGGTCACCGTGAACAAACCTATTACTGAGGCGTTTATCAAAAAAATGGGAAATGGTGTACCCATTTTGGATACTATTACCCGAAAGTGTAAAGTAGAAAAATTGAGCACCTATCAATTTAAAATTATTCTTACACAAGGCCTTAATAGGCAAATACGTCGTATGTGCGAGTACCTGGACTATAGGGTCATAAAATTAAAGCGGGTAAGGATTATGAACGTAACCCTAGATATTCCCATAGGAAAATGGCGGTATCTCACCCAAGCCGAAATGAACGAAATCAATACAATGGTATCATCGTCTGCAAAAGTACATAAAGACAATATTGATCAACAATAGGGAAATTTAATGTAGGCCTGTATTGTTTTGAAATTTTTAACATGCGTATATCCCTAAAAATCATTAACTTACTATATTAAAAATCATCAAATGAAAAATTCAATTTATATCGCCACGTTCATACTTGTATGTATGATTGGTACAACAAATCTGAGAGCCGCTAGCTTATTTCAGCAAGAACAAACAATGCAGGACAACTCCTTTAATCAATTCAAAGGGGAAATAATGGATAGCGCTACAAAAAAACCGTTGATTTTCGCAACATTGACCCTCGAAGGCTCAAACATTAGTACGGTAACCAATACTGAAGGGGAATTTGCTTTAAAAATTCCCAGTGATGTTACCGAAGGCAATATTGTTGTTTCTTTTTTAGGCTACAAGACCAAGACACTCCCGTTATCCTCTTTTACCGAAGAAGACAACGAGATTTATCTGGATGTTTTTGTTACGGAACTGTCGGAAGTAGATTTGGCCGTTCCCAACAATGCAGAACAGTTGGTAAGGGAAACCTTGAAGAAAAAAGGGGAAAACTATTTTGAAGATGCTACCGTAATGACCGCATTTTATAGGGAGACCATAAAAAAGAGAAGAAAAAATGTTTCGTTGTCAGAGGCTGTAGTGAATATCTACAAAACGCCATACACCTCTAAACGTAGGGATGCCGTTGAACTCTATAAAGCAAGAAAAAGCACGGACTATAGTAAATTGGACACTTTGGCCTTTAAATTGCAAGGTGGCCCTTTCAACACTTTGTTTATTGATATCATGAAATATCCGGAGTATATTTTTACTACAGAATCCATTTCGGACTATAACTTTAATTTTGCCGGTTCTACCAGAGTCAACAATCAGTTGGTATATATTGTAAATTTCAAACAAAAGAAAAATATTCTCAACCAATTGTACCAAGGAAAACTCTTTATCAATGCAAAGGATAAAATACTCACCAGTGCTATTTACTCCTTGAACATTACCGATAAAAGGGAAGCTGCCAAATTATTTGTTAGAAGAAAACCTAGCAATGCAGAGGTATATCCAAATGAAGTCGCTTATCGCGTTGACTACAGGGAAAAAAACGGTAAATGGTATTACGGTTATAGCAACGTACTTTTAGAGTTTAAGATCGATTGGGACAAACGATTGTTCAATTCGGTATATAGCATGTCGTGCGAAATGGCAATAACCGATTGGGAAAAGAACGTAACCAACCAACTGCCCAAATACAAACAAAGGCTGAAATCAAGTATAATACTGGGAGATGAGGCCATTGGTTTCTCCGATCCCGATTTTTGGGGGGAATATAACATTATAGAACCCGAAAAATCTATTGAGTCCGCAATTAAAAAAATCCAACGCCAATTGAAAAGAAGTAAGTCTAGCGGCGAATCCAAACCATAAAACCATTAAGATTTCGTAAAAAGAGCCACTTTATAAGTGGCTCTTTTTTGTTAGGATTTACCGAGATTTTTTAATTATCCATATTTTTATTTTGACCGTTATCAAGAAGGCTTTAAATTTAGGAAACCTCCGTAATTCCTCTTATATCTAAAACAATCGTATGTTCTCAAGAAGGTCATTTTTAAACATAACCGCACTATTTTCAGCTTCCACGTTACTACCGAACATAGCCTATCCTGAAAAACAACCATCATTGGTCAACTCCAAAATACTTCCCAAACGTTTACGGAAAGGAGATACCATTGGTCTGATCGCTCCCGGCTATGCCATACAAAACGAAACCCTTAAAGAGGCAAAAAGCATACTGAAAGCTATGGGGTTCATCCCCTTTCATACCGATAGCATCGTCGGTAATTTTGGATATTTCAGCAATACCGATGCAGAAAGGGCAAAAGACTTGAATGAAATGTTCGCAAACCCAAAGATTGATGCTATTTTATGTGCTAGAGGCGGGTACGGATGCACACGCATTATGCAGATGATAGATTATGAAAATATAAGGGCCAACCCAAAACTATTGATAGGCTTCAGCGATATAACCGTATTATTAAACGGGATATATCAAAAAACGGGTCTGGTCACCTTTCACGGCCCAGTTGGTAGTACCCTTGAGAACCCATACACATTGAAACAATTAAAAAAGGTTGTTATGAATTCCAAAAGCGACCTTTTGATAGAAAACGTGGATATGGAAGCCATTGAGGATAAAAAAAATCCGGAATACGAGCGTTATACGATTACAAGCGGTAGCGCATCGGGAATTTTGATCGGTGGTAGCCTTACTTTGATAAATGCACTGATCGGCACGCCGCACGAAATAGATTTTACCGATAAAATAGTTTGTCTTGAAGATGTAGAAGAAGCCCCATACCGCATAGACCGTATGCTTACCCAATTGATCGAAGGCCCTACCTTTAAAAATGCGGCAGGTATAGTTTTTGGCGTATGTGCCGGTTGCAATTCGAGTTCCAACCCAAAATCGTTTACATTAAAAGAAGTACTTCTGGACAGAATCGCCCCTTTGGGCATACCTGCCGCATACGGTATGAGTTTTGGGCATGTTCCCGAAAACTTTACTTTCCCCATAGGAACAAAGGCTAGCTGGGATGCCGATGTTATGAATTTAGAGCTTCAGGAAAAATGGGTCCAATAAACCAAAGTCCCATTTTTCAGGGATACAAAATACACTGAAAACCGATTTACAACAAACTTCGCATCCTATTTATATTTGTACATCAAAGAAAAAAATAAATATGAAAACTACCCGTTTTCTATTTGTATTCCAATGTAATAACGACCACGCATGAAAAACGTAGTACCCACATTTAAAAGACCCATTAAAAGTAAGGATGAACCAAGAACCGATGTTTCCCACTGGGATAAGGCGATGGACGCCTATGATGCCAAAGACCACCGGAAAACCATCATTGAGACCATTAACTACATGAACCCAAGTTTATTGTGGGGAAAAGAGACCAATGGTAACATTGAAATCGATCAAGGGCAAGGTTCGGCACAAATACATGTAAAAGTAACCAATGACAAATTTTTAGTAAAAGCCCCTTTTCTTAAAATAACAGAGAATACCAACAAGGTGGCCCTGTTTAGAAAAATCGGCGAGATAAATTTCAACCCGTTGACATTGGCCCAAATACGTTTGAGGAACGATACACTTTGGTTTGAATACGAAATGCCAGTTACCTTGGCTCAACCTTACAAAATTTATGATGTACTACGTGAAATTTGTGTTTATGCTGATGATTATGACGATGAGTTTGTAGAAAAATATAAAGCTGGCTTTTATCAAGAGCCCAATGTCACCCCTCTTTCTGAAGAGGAAAAAGAAAAAGTCTGGCAACAGATCAATACCATTTTAACTGAATGGAAAGAGTATGTGGCCTTTTTTAAGGAAAAAAGATGGGATGCCTTTCAATGGGACATTACGGTAATTTCCATACTCAAAATAGTGAACATGCCCTACGTACACGGTAATCTAAGAACCAAGTTGCAGGAGTACGTACACAATTTGTTCAACGGTAAGATCGATTTTAACCATAGAATAGATAAGGGCAACAACTTTATGCAAAAATTATGTGCAAAGACCAAGGATGAGTACATGAAGGATATTTACCATGCCGAGGCTTTTGTTTCCCTAAAGTGGCGGAGTTCTACCCAAATTCTCCAAGACGATGCAAAAAATATGGAGCGTAATGTAGCCAAATATGTGAAAGATAGGGACAATCTTATGCTATGTTATTATTTACAATATTCGTTCCTTCACATTTTGTACAATTTTAATGTTGAGGAAGTGCATAAAAACGCCATATATGATGTTTTGGAAGAGGTATCGGGGAAAGAGCTGCACATAGCCGCTCCCAAACTCTTAAAAACCTATTACGGCTTTTTGGACGGTAATACAAAAACATCCAGTAAAAGTGGTTCTAAAAAAGGATTGTTCGCAAAACTATTCGGTTAATCAAACAGAGGCAAAAACAATGGAAAATATAAGAAAATCAGTTTTTAAGATTATAACGGCATCGGGTACCGGAAGTGGTTTTACCGTTAGTGGCCATAATCACGTTATTACCAACTACCACGTCATTAAAGGAGAAAAAGTGGTCGCAGTTGAAGATTATAAAAAAGATAGGCATGTGGCCAATGTGGTCATGGTGAATCCAGAAGTTGATTTGGCTTTTTTGCATATTGACGGATTTGAAAATACGCAAACCGATATCTCGTTGCAAGAAGATGTCCTAATCAGCAATACCCAAAAAGTATTCATAAACGGATACCCATTCGGAATGCCCTATACCATTACCGAAGGTATTGTATCGTCTATCAGCCAACCTATGGGGGGAAAACAGTACATACAGACCGATGCTGCCGTTAACCCAGGAAACTCGGGAGGCCCCATGCTCAACGAAGCAGGTGTTTTGGTAGGGGTGACCACATCCAAATTCACCGAGGCAGATAACGTGGGTTTTGGAATAAAGCATTCGGACCTTTTCAAAGAAATAAGTGATTTCACATATATCGATAATGCGTACCGGGTAAAATGCAACTCATGCGATTCGTATACCGAAGAAGAAGCTGAATTCTGTACTAATTGCGGTAATGACATGGATATTTCCTACTGGGAAGAATTCGAGAAAAGCCACTTTGCCAATTTTGTGGAAAATGCACTTACGGAACTTGGTATGAATCCAGTGCTGGGAAGAGCTGGCAGGGATTTTTGGGAATTTCATCAGGGCAGTGCCTTGGTTAGGATATTTGTTTTCAAAAGGGATTATTTGGTGGCAACATCGCCATTGAACAAATTGCCTAAGCAAAATTTAGAGGGTTTAATGACCTATATCCTAGAGAAAAATGTAGAGCCCTATTATTTGGGCATTCATCAAAACAACATCTATTTATCGTACAGAACACATTTATCCGATATTTTCACGGATCATGTGGATACCATAAAAGAAAACATAAAAAATCTAGCTTTAAAGGCTGATGATCTGGATAATTTCTTCATGGATACCTACGGCTGTGAAATGGCCATAGAATCAAAAGAAGAATTGTAAATAAATTAAATAGGTAGAAGAAAAAGGCTCGGATGTGAAGACATCTGAGCCTTTACGCATAAATTAATGTTCTTATTTAGAAAACTCGGTCAGTGTTTTCTTGATGATAGAAACACAATCCAACAACTGCTCTTTGGTCATTACCAAAGGCGGTGCAAAGCGAATAATATTACCATGCGTAGGTTTTGCCAATAAGCCATTTGCTTTAAGGGCCATGCAAATATCCCAAGCTGTGGAACTCTCTTCGGTATCATTGATAAGGATGGCATTTAAAAGTCCCTTTCCCCGAACGCTGGATACCAAGTCACAACCAAGTATAAACTTTTCAAGCTCTGAACGAAAAAGTTTCCCCAATTGATATGCGTTTTCTGCCAATTCCTCATTTTTTATAACTTCAAGAGCGGCCATGCCCACTGCCGCTGCGACCGGGTTCCCACCAAAGGTACTACCGTGGTTTCCAGGTTTTATGACATTCATAATGTCGTTATTTGCCAAAACAGCGGATACAGGGTATGCACCGCCGGACAATGCTTTTCCTAAAATCAAAATATCCGGTTTTACTTCTGGCACGCCACTACAGTGCTTATCGGTACAGGAACAATTCCCACAAGTGGCCAAAAGCCTACCTGTACGGGCAATACCTGTTTGTACTTCATCGGCTATAAAAAGAACGTTATGTTTTTCACAAAGCTCCCGCGCAGCTTTTAGATACCCTTCGGATGGAACATAAACTCCGGCCTCGCCCTGTATGGGTTCAACCAAGAATCCAGCTATATTGGCATTGCACTCCAAAGCTTCTTTTAAAGCATTTAGGTTATCGTATTCTATTTTGATGAATCCTTTTGTAAATGGTCCAAAGTTCTTTCGAGCAACGGGATCGTTCGAAAATGAGATAATGGTAGTGGTACGCCCGTGAAAATTATTTTCACAAACTATGATCTGTGCCTCATTTTCTGAAATACCTTTTTTCTCATAAGCCCATTTACGACATATTTTCAGAGCTGTCTCCACAGCTTCGGCCCCAGTGTTCATGGGCAAAAGTTTGTCAAAGTGAAAGGTTTCGGTAGCATACTTTTCAAACCTGCCCAACATATCGTTATAAAACGCCCTGGATGTCAACGTGAGTGTTTCGGCTTGGTTAACCATAGCACTTACGATTTTTGGGTGGCAATGCCCTTGGTTCACTGCCGAATAGGCTGAAAGGAAATCATAGTATTTTTTTCCTTCAACGTCCCACACATAAACCCCTTCTCCCCTACTCAAAACAACGGGTAACGGGTGATAATTATGTGCACCGTACTTATTCTCTAATTCAATTGCTTGCTGCGATGTCATTTGTTCTAAAACAGCCATTTTAATATAGTTTTAATTAAAATAAAATAACCATTCCTTCTGTACCTTTTTCCCTTCGAAGTATCGAAAATTCAGCGTAGGAGAGAAATCATCCTTAGTAGAATCGTAAAATTACTAAATATTTTACTTAATCATCTACTTTATCTTTTTGGTGGGATAATATGGATAGCTGAAATTCCAGCCGCTTGAGTTCCCTTAAAATATCGTTTTTGTCCATTTGCATCCATATATATAACTTGATCATACTCATGAAAATCATGCATAGGAAACCTGCACAGGCCCATTTAATCAGTTCGTTCGTTATTTCGGTATTGAAGAACCTTATGGCACAAAAAACAAATATCAAGAAAATTATTATATTCACTATGGTCATTACCGTGGCCAACCAACCTGTTTTCACTTTATGTACCTGACCAAATTTTTCCATCAGATTCTGCTCGCCCAAATCTTCATAAAACTTTGCCTCTTCCAGACTCAATGTTTCTTTGATAAGTTCATCTATTTTTTCGCTTTCTTTTTTCATCACTTGTATTTTACGATTGATTTTAATTTTTCCCTTGCATAAAAAAGCCTTGATTTAACCGTGCCGATTGAAATCTTTAAAATATCGGCAATCTCTTTCAAGGTATAGTTTTCAGTATAAAACAGACGTAATACGATTTGTTGTTCTTTAGGCAGAGTTTTTATCATACTATAAAGTTTTGTCAAATTATCCTTATTGTCTTTTGCACTATCGCCCGTGATTTTACTTTTATGATATTCGTGAAGCCTGTTTAATTCCTTTTTTTGCTTTTCAACATAATCCAATGATTTATGAATAACGATTTTAAATGCCCAACTTCCAAAAAGGTTAGGGTTTCTTAATCCGTTTAATTTATTAATGATTACACCCCAACAATCTTGAACAATATCTTTTGAAGCATGAATGTCATTTGTATAAAAAAAGGCATGGTTACATAACCTTTTATGGTATTTCCGCACCAACAATCCCATAGCCCTTCTATCACCGGAACGATACTGTAACACTAACAGCCCATCAAATATTTTATTGGTATCATTCATAATACTGCTCTATACCTAAGAGGCGCAAAAAACAAAAAGGTTCAAATTTTTCCTTAAAAAAGTGTTATTCCCATTAAAGTTAAACCAATAAAAGCAACGCTATTGTTACATTTGCCCATGCGAAAAAAGAAAAGGCGACAGGTTTTTGAAAATGTAGAAGTGGTAGATGCCGGCGCAAAAGGCAAAACCATTGGTAAAGCTCCCGACGGTAGGGTTATCTTTTTGACCAATACGGTGCCCGGTGACGTGGTTGATGTGCAGACCACTAAAAAAAGAAAAGCCTATTTTGAAGGCGTTGCGACAACATTTCATTCCTTATCCGATAAACGCGTTGAACCTAAATGTCAACATTTTGGCACCTGTGGTGGGTGCAAATGGCAGGATATGGGTTATGAGCATCAGCTCTTTTACAAACAAAAAGAGGTAGAGAATAATCTGAAACGTATCGGTCATCTGGAACTGCCTAAAATCTCACCTATTTTAGGCTCAAAAAAACAATACTTCTACCGCAATAAGATGGAATTTTCGTTTTCGGACACCCGATGGTTGACTTTGGAAGAATTACAGTCCGATACCGTATTTACCGATAAAAATGCCTTAGGATTTCATATTCCCGGGATGTGGGATAAAATTCTGGATATAAAAAAATGTCATCTGCAACAAGACCCTTCCAATGCCATTCGCCTGGAGACCAAGGATTTTGCAACTAAAAACGGGCTTACTTTTTTTAATCCGAGACATCAACACGGTATGCTTCGCACCTTAATGATCCGTACTTCATCAACTGGTGAGATTATGGTACTGGTCCAGTTTTTTGAGGATGATACCGCCAAAAGAAATTTATTACTGAATCATTTGGCAGAAAAATTTCCGGAAATCACTTCACTGCTCTACGTCATCAATAAAAAACAAAATGATACCATATACGATCAAGAAATAATCTGCCATGCAGGTCGCGATCATATTTTTGAGCAAATGGAAGGCTTGCGATTCACAATAAACGCAAAATCATTTTACCAGACCAATTCCGATCAAGCCTATGAACTGTATAAAATAACCAGGAACTTCGCCAATTTAAATGGGGACGAACTGGTTTATGACCTGTATACGGGTACGGGCACCATTGCTCAATTCATATCCAAAAAGGCAAAAAAAGTGGTGGGTATAGAATCTGTTCCAGAAGCTATTTTAGATGCAAAAGCCAATGCCAAAAGAAATAGGATTGATAACGTTGATTTTTTTGCGGGCGATATGAAAAATGTTTTCAATACACAGTTCATCGCAGAAAATGGAACGCCAGATGTAATCATTACGGATCCGCCTAGAGATGGCATGCATAAAGATGTGGTACGACAAATACTTGATATTGGCGCCAAAAAAGTGGTTTATGTAAGCTGTAACAGCGCAACTCAAGCACGTGATCTGGCACTAATGAAGCATATGTACAAAATCAAAAAAGTACAGCCCGTAGATATGTTTCCCCAAACCCACCATGTTGAAAATGTTGTACTTTTGGAAAAGTTATAACGCAATGAAAAAATTAAGATATCGTATATTTTTTTTATTGGTGGTCATCGCTTTTTCGGCATGTGAAAAAGATGATATCTGCGTTGATGGTGATACGCCACTTTTGGTTATTGATTTTTTGGATTTTGAAGATACTGAAAATGAAACGCCCAAGGTCGTACCCAGTATTAGGGTAATAGGCGTGGGAAAAACCCCTATACCTACATTTAACGACCCGCCTGCCCAGGAACGTACCGATTTGGAAAGTATTGTAATTCCGTTAGACCCGACTGTAACATCGGTCAGTTTTGTTTTTATAAATGATTCGGCCGATAATGACGATGGCGTAGAAACCGGTAATTTAGATACCTTGACATTTAATTATACGGTAAAGGAAAAGTTTGTTTCCCGTGCATGCGGATTTATAGCCATCTACGAAAATC from Costertonia aggregata harbors:
- a CDS encoding DUF6452 family protein, encoding MKKLRYRIFFLLVVIAFSACEKDDICVDGDTPLLVIDFLDFEDTENETPKVVPSIRVIGVGKTPIPTFNDPPAQERTDLESIVIPLDPTVTSVSFVFINDSADNDDGVETGNLDTLTFNYTVKEKFVSRACGFIAIYENLDFTLTGDDENWIGRVEIDTNLVEDQSRTHVKIFH